One bacterium genomic region harbors:
- the ricT gene encoding regulatory iron-sulfur-containing complex subunit RicT → MRLYTEFRLREDRLRLLGHYDGEKPNRGDCYRVVVDGRERFAEVTRTGVPLVEKSEYHLPCRVIGPIGEDDIARMAEAATLERRATHLFKELKEELPLKLVDVSAAVGGDSVTFFFTTPEKVDYRRLVAILARRLEIRIDMRQIGVRDEARRLGGYASCGRELCCANWLRTFDPVTIKMAKQQNLVLNPNRISGLCGRLMCCLAYEYDYYMDAVKRLPRSGSRVTLADGAEVVVRQVNAVKGTLVVERADGTREELTPDRLAVDEGEAG, encoded by the coding sequence ATGAGACTCTACACCGAGTTCCGCCTGCGCGAGGACCGCCTGCGCCTCCTGGGCCATTACGACGGCGAAAAGCCCAACCGGGGCGATTGCTACCGCGTGGTGGTGGACGGCCGGGAACGATTCGCCGAGGTGACCCGCACCGGGGTGCCCCTGGTGGAAAAATCGGAGTACCACCTTCCGTGCCGGGTGATCGGTCCCATCGGCGAGGACGACATCGCGCGGATGGCGGAGGCGGCGACGCTGGAGCGGCGCGCGACGCACCTTTTCAAAGAGCTCAAGGAGGAGCTGCCCCTGAAGCTGGTGGACGTCTCCGCAGCGGTGGGCGGCGACTCCGTCACCTTCTTCTTCACCACCCCGGAGAAGGTGGACTACCGGCGGCTGGTGGCGATTCTGGCCCGGCGCCTCGAGATCCGCATAGACATGCGCCAGATAGGCGTCCGCGACGAGGCCCGGCGCCTGGGCGGATACGCCTCCTGCGGCCGGGAGCTATGCTGCGCCAACTGGCTGCGCACCTTCGATCCGGTGACCATCAAAATGGCCAAGCAGCAGAACCTCGTGCTCAACCCCAACCGCATCTCGGGCCTGTGCGGCCGGCTCATGTGCTGCCTGGCCTACGAGTACGACTATTACATGGACGCCGTGAAAAGGCTGCCCCGCAGCGGCAGCCGGGTCACCCTCGCCGACGGCGCCGAGGTAGTCGTGCGCCAGGTGAACGCCGTCAAGGGCACCCTGGTGGTCGAGCGCGCCGACGGCACCCGCGAGGAGCTCACCCCGGACCGCCTCGCCGTGGACGAGGGGGAGGCCGGTTGA
- a CDS encoding tetratricopeptide repeat protein yields the protein MSVLLLALTLAAGCGHRAGLDDYRDFAHRAAQGGLWREALDRWQHADELAHEDPGILNNLAVAHEALGDTLAAQELYEKAVALAPDDDELRGNLLAFRKAHPELYPQEETDEED from the coding sequence GTGTCGGTCCTTCTTTTGGCGTTGACGCTCGCGGCGGGTTGCGGGCATCGGGCGGGGCTGGACGATTACCGGGACTTCGCCCACCGGGCGGCGCAGGGCGGGCTCTGGCGCGAGGCGCTCGACCGCTGGCAACACGCCGACGAGCTGGCCCACGAAGACCCAGGCATACTTAACAACCTGGCGGTGGCCCACGAGGCGCTGGGGGACACCCTGGCGGCGCAGGAGCTCTACGAGAAGGCCGTGGCCCTCGCGCCCGACGACGACGAGCTCCGCGGCAACCTCCTCGCCTTCCGCAAGGCCCACCCCGAGCTCTACCCCCAGGAGGAAACCGATGAGGAGGATTAG